In the genome of Abyssalbus ytuae, the window TCAAAGATGCAATAACCCACTTGGATTATTTAGAACAATTAGGTATAAATGCTATAGAATTAATGCCGGTTAATGAATTTGAAGGAAATGATAGTTGGGGGTATAACCCTTCTTTTTATATGGCATTAGATAAAGCTTACGGAACAAAAAATGACCTAAAAGAATTTATTGATGAATGTCACAAACGTGGCATCGCTGTTTTGGCCGATGTTGTATTTAATCATTCGTACGGACAATCTCCGTTATTACATATGTATTGGGATAGTTCCAATAACAGCCCTTCTACCGATAGTCCTTTTTACAATACAAGCCATAACCTGGTTGATAATACAAGTGCTCACTGGGGTTATGATTTTAATCATGAATCTACATATACAGTAAACTTTTTTAACGATGTATTAGGTTACTGGATGAGTGAGTACAAAATTGATGGCTTTCGTTTTGACTTTACAAAAGGATTTTCTAATACAATTTATACTGGTGCAGATAATTGGGCCAGTGCTTATGATGCTGACAGAATTGCTATCTTAAAAGCATATGCCGATCATGTTTGGGCTCACGATCCCGGAAATGAAGCATATGTTATTTTTGAACACCTCGCTGAAAATAGTGAGGAAACTGAATTGGCAAATTATGGTATAATGCTCTGGGGTAATATGAACCATAGCTATAACCAAAATACTATGGGCTATTCCTCTGATGCTGATATCTCCTGGATATCATATCAAAACAGAGGTTGGAACAACCCCCATGTAGTTGGCTATATGGAAAGTCATGATGAAGAACGTTTAATGTTTAAAAATCTGGAATTCGGAAATTCTGAAGGGGATTATGACATTACTGTTTTAGAAACTGCTTTGGACAGAATGGAAACTGCCGGAGCTTTTTTCTTTACGGTTCCGGGTCCTAAAATGATATGGCAATTCGGAGAATTGGGTTATGATGTATCTATTGATTTTAATGGCCGAACAGGAAATAAACCTATAAGATGGGAATACTTTGATGTTCCTGCAAGAAAAGAGGTCTATGATGCTTGGAGCAAGCTTATTAAACTAAAACTAAATGAACCTGTTTTTAAAACGGATAACTTTACTATTGATGCAGGTAATTCCAGCGGTCTAAAATCTATTCATCTAACTTTGGATTCTGCAGGTAATGATGAACTTAAACATGTAACTATTATTGGTAATTTTGGTGTATCAGAACAGCTTATTACCCCCGATTTTCAGACAGAAGGAGTGTGGTACGAATTCCTGAATGGAAATTTAAAATATATTGTTACCGATGTAGAGAAACAAATATTACTTCAACCAGGTGAATTCAGAATATTTGGTAATCAGCCTACCAGTTTGCTCCCAAACGATAATATTCCTGACGATGATAGTGACGGTGTTATAAATGATGACGATCTCTGCCCAGAGACTCCGCTTGGCGCCAGAGTTGATTATACAGGATGTGAAATTTTTAATTTACCGGAAACTAATTTTACCCTTTCTGCCAGTAGTGAAACCTGTAGAAATGCAGATAATGGAACTATTTCGGTAACTGTGGAAGAAAATCTGGTATATAATGTTTCTGTCTCAGGAAACGGCTTAAATATTTCAGATTCCTTTAATACTGCCAACTGGATATTAGAGAATTTGATAGCCGGAGAATATGAAATATGCTTTTCGGTTGAAGGAGAAGCAAACTACCAGCAATGTTTTAATGCGATAATAACCCAACCGGAAGACCTTGCAGTAGCTTCAAAAATAAACAGCACTTCAGGTAAATTAGAACTAAACCTTAAAGGAGGTGATATGTATTTTGTTACTTTAAATGGTGTAACAACTGAAACAGACTTAAACTACCTTGAACTGTCTTTAAAAGCCGGGGTAAATAAAATAAGTGTCTCCACAGGAATAGAATGCCAGGGTAAATATGAAAAAGATATATTTGTTTCAGATAAAATAACTTATTATCCTAATCCAACAACCAATAAGGTAATTTTACAATCAAACACCCAGGGAGAAAATATCAATATAGAAATATTTACATCTGACGGTAGACTTGTAAAAAAATTAGTTAAACAAACGGAAGCTTACTCCCCCGTCAGCATTGAAACAGCAGGGCTAAAACCTGGGAACTATCTTTTCAGAATAACAGGCAAAACCATCAACACAACCATTAAAATTATAAAGCAATGAAAACAACACTAATAAAATTATATATTAAACATATATATATATTTAGCATGGCCTTTATGCTTTTTGGTTGTGGAGGAAGTGATGGTGGAGATCAACCCGACCCTGTAACCCCGCCTTCATCTGCTACTTTAGAGTTTCCTTTTAACAATGAGGTATGTGTAGAAGGTACTTCTGTAAACGTTTTGCAAAGTAAAATTACGTTTACGTGGGAATCATCAGCTAATACTACGGGTTATGATTTGGTTATTAAGAATTTAAATACCGATCAAAATAATACCTACACTACAAGCTCCCCGAGTATGGAAGTTACATTGACAAAAGGAACACCATATTCATGGTTTGTAATTTCAAAATCAAATAAAACTTCTGAAACGGCTCAAAGTGAAACATGGAAATTTTATTTAGCCGGCGACGGTGTTATTAATTATTCTCCTTTTCCTGCATCAGTTATTTTTCCGAAATCCGGGGCTACGGTTTCTACTAATGATGGTAAAATATATATTGAATGGAGTGGTAGTGATGTTGATGGAGATATTACCAGCTACGATATTTATTTAGATGATATTGATGGCAAAACCACTTTAATAAATGAAAATATCACCAGTACAAAAATTGAAAACATTAATGTTGCTTCAGATAAAGTCTATTTTTGGAGAATAATCACCAAAGATTCCCAGGGCAACACATCTGATTCAGGTGTATATACATTCAAAACAAATTAATTATCAATAATTAAACACTTTTTCACAAAAATGGTCTGATATTAATGTCAGACCATTTTTATAAGGTAGACTCCCTGTGAACTAATGTAGTTTTTATAACTTCTGTCCTGTAAGGTTCATCATCCTTTCCTTCCAGCCTTTTTATGATCATTTGAGTGGCCATGCTTCCTATTTCCTGGCTATGCTGACTCACAGTGGTGAGAGTTGGGCTTGCACATTGCGAAATAATTCCGTCGGTAAAACCTATTACAGCTAATTCTTCCGGAACCTTTATTCCCTTTCCCCTGGCAATTTTCATAGCAGTGACCGCGAAAAACTCAGTCGACGCCAAAATCGCATCAATTTCATTGCTGTATATTAAATGCTTAATTTCATCATATCCTCCGTCAAGGTCTTCTAATTTCAAAATTATAGCCTCATCAACCTTCAGCCCTGCATCTTTTAAAGCTCTTTTATAACCAAGAGTACGTAATTTTCCAACACTCATATAATCCGGCATGGTTATAAGTGCAACACGTTTGGCTCCCTTTTTAATTAAATAATTTACCGCATTATAAGCACCCTGTTCATCATCAATAATTACTTTATCACAATCCACCTCATCTGCAACCCTGTCTACCAAAACAACAGGAAGCCCGTGACTTATAGAATCTTCCAGATGATCAAAACTTTGTTTTTTCTGTGTTTCTTTAGATAGTGAGATAATAAAACCATCAATACTGCCATTTGCCAGCATTTGCATATTTTTAACCTCTTTCTCAAACGATTCCCCGGATAAACACACTATAACATTATATCCATGTTCTCCGGCTACTCTTTCTACCCCGTTAATTACAGACGAAAAAAAGTGATGAACAATCTCGGGCACAATCACTCCAATATTATTTGTTTTTTGGTTTT includes:
- a CDS encoding LacI family DNA-binding transcriptional regulator, with the translated sequence MRRKVTLKDISKNMNVSVSTVSKALRDSPEISEKTKNEIQAYAKKYNYRPNNIALSLKNQKTNNIGVIVPEIVHHFFSSVINGVERVAGEHGYNVIVCLSGESFEKEVKNMQMLANGSIDGFIISLSKETQKKQSFDHLEDSISHGLPVVLVDRVADEVDCDKVIIDDEQGAYNAVNYLIKKGAKRVALITMPDYMSVGKLRTLGYKRALKDAGLKVDEAIILKLEDLDGGYDEIKHLIYSNEIDAILASTEFFAVTAMKIARGKGIKVPEELAVIGFTDGIISQCASPTLTTVSQHSQEIGSMATQMIIKRLEGKDDEPYRTEVIKTTLVHRESTL
- a CDS encoding alpha-amylase family glycosyl hydrolase, with amino-acid sequence MKKLLLSTLFLLSVLAYGQVTTTPTIPTANDEITITFDATGTPLENYTGTIYAHTGATVNGADWQNVIGTWGNNTTQPELTNTSGSIYEFTITPNIYTYYNINTTSTITQLSFVFRSSDGGTQTTDIFVPIYDDGLNITITNPDNNDVFNLSDIINIEAEISAAADLEIFVNDISQQTTTNSTSIITSYTFNSTGNYTIKAVATQGAEIVEDEINVFVPTATQNEPLPANVANGFNDNGDGTVTFVLLAPNKSSVYLIGDFNTWQLNENYQMKKDGDYFWITVNGLNADTEYTYQYYIDFSIKIADPYSEKILDPNNDQYIPDTTYPNLISYPDGKTEGIVSTFKINEEEYVWQNTSFTKPDKENLIIYELLVRDFTETDTFKDAITHLDYLEQLGINAIELMPVNEFEGNDSWGYNPSFYMALDKAYGTKNDLKEFIDECHKRGIAVLADVVFNHSYGQSPLLHMYWDSSNNSPSTDSPFYNTSHNLVDNTSAHWGYDFNHESTYTVNFFNDVLGYWMSEYKIDGFRFDFTKGFSNTIYTGADNWASAYDADRIAILKAYADHVWAHDPGNEAYVIFEHLAENSEETELANYGIMLWGNMNHSYNQNTMGYSSDADISWISYQNRGWNNPHVVGYMESHDEERLMFKNLEFGNSEGDYDITVLETALDRMETAGAFFFTVPGPKMIWQFGELGYDVSIDFNGRTGNKPIRWEYFDVPARKEVYDAWSKLIKLKLNEPVFKTDNFTIDAGNSSGLKSIHLTLDSAGNDELKHVTIIGNFGVSEQLITPDFQTEGVWYEFLNGNLKYIVTDVEKQILLQPGEFRIFGNQPTSLLPNDNIPDDDSDGVINDDDLCPETPLGARVDYTGCEIFNLPETNFTLSASSETCRNADNGTISVTVEENLVYNVSVSGNGLNISDSFNTANWILENLIAGEYEICFSVEGEANYQQCFNAIITQPEDLAVASKINSTSGKLELNLKGGDMYFVTLNGVTTETDLNYLELSLKAGVNKISVSTGIECQGKYEKDIFVSDKITYYPNPTTNKVILQSNTQGENINIEIFTSDGRLVKKLVKQTEAYSPVSIETAGLKPGNYLFRITGKTINTTIKIIKQ